One Ethanoligenens harbinense YUAN-3 genomic window carries:
- a CDS encoding zinc-ribbon domain containing protein encodes MHQDKTLVCKDCGEEFVFTASEQDFFEEKGFTNEPQRCKACRNARKNNGKPQREMFDAVCASCGKACKVPFQPRDDRPVYCSDCFSRNR; translated from the coding sequence ATTCATCAAGACAAGACTTTAGTGTGCAAAGATTGCGGCGAAGAATTTGTGTTTACCGCAAGTGAACAAGATTTTTTTGAGGAAAAAGGGTTTACAAACGAACCACAGCGCTGCAAGGCCTGTCGAAACGCCCGTAAAAACAATGGGAAGCCCCAAAGAGAGATGTTCGATGCTGTGTGTGCATCTTGCGGGAAAGCTTGCAAGGTTCCGTTTCAGCCTCGTGACGATCGCCCAGTGTATTGCAGCGATTGTTTTTCTCGAAACAGATAA
- a CDS encoding zinc-ribbon domain containing protein: MHQDKTLACKDCGEESAFPASEQDFFEEKGFMNEPQRCKSCRSARKDSGRPQREMFDAVCASCGRSCKVPFQPRKR, from the coding sequence ATCCATCAGGACAAGACCTTGGCTTGTAAAGACTGCGGCGAGGAATCTGCGTTCCCTGCAAGTGAGCAGGATTTCTTCGAGGAAAAGGGATTTATGAACGAGCCGCAGCGGTGCAAATCCTGCCGCAGTGCCCGGAAGGACAGCGGTCGGCCCCAGCGGGAAATGTTTGATGCGGTGTGTGCATCCTGCGGAAGATCCTGCAAGGTGCCTTTTCAGCCGCGGAAGCGGTAA
- a CDS encoding NAD(P)H-dependent flavin oxidoreductase translates to MAPYFDQSPMMIGDLTIRTPLVQGGMGVGVSLAGLASAVANEGGVGVLSAAGLGMVHGTGFSPEDNAAAVKKEIRLARSKTSGVLGINIMVALSDYGQTVKAAIEEGIDIIFSGAGLPLNLPSYVPKGCHTKLVPIVSSARAASIVTRRWTERYSYTPDAFVVEGPLAGGHLGFHTEQIDDPSYRLENLVSEVLHVLHPIQMRTKRNIPVIAAGGIFSGADIKRFFDLGASGVQMATRFVATEECDVDPAFKEAYVNCRKEDIGIIQSPVGMPGRAIKNTFLKKVVLGEKHPSDCPFHCIVTCKQQNSPYCIFKALINARKGNFENGFAFIGANGWKVKEIVSVKALFEELSREYHFEGKLQANA, encoded by the coding sequence ATGGCTCCGTATTTCGATCAAAGTCCCATGATGATCGGCGACCTTACAATCAGAACCCCTCTTGTCCAGGGCGGCATGGGGGTAGGCGTGTCGCTTGCCGGCCTGGCCTCTGCCGTGGCAAACGAAGGAGGGGTAGGTGTTCTCTCCGCAGCCGGGTTGGGTATGGTGCATGGGACGGGCTTCAGCCCGGAAGATAATGCCGCCGCGGTAAAAAAAGAGATTCGCCTTGCGCGCAGTAAAACGAGCGGGGTTTTAGGCATCAACATCATGGTTGCGCTTAGTGATTATGGTCAAACGGTCAAGGCGGCCATTGAGGAAGGGATTGACATTATTTTTTCCGGTGCGGGTCTTCCGCTCAATCTGCCTTCCTATGTGCCGAAAGGATGTCACACAAAATTGGTGCCGATCGTTTCCTCCGCGCGGGCGGCCAGTATTGTAACACGTCGATGGACTGAACGATACTCCTATACGCCGGATGCTTTTGTGGTCGAAGGGCCTCTGGCGGGGGGGCATCTGGGGTTCCATACCGAGCAGATCGATGACCCGTCTTACCGATTGGAAAATCTGGTTTCTGAGGTCCTTCATGTACTGCACCCAATTCAGATGCGGACAAAAAGGAATATCCCCGTGATCGCGGCGGGAGGAATCTTCAGCGGCGCAGATATCAAACGTTTCTTTGATTTGGGTGCATCCGGCGTACAGATGGCTACACGATTTGTTGCAACGGAAGAATGTGACGTCGATCCTGCGTTTAAAGAGGCCTATGTAAACTGCAGAAAAGAAGACATCGGTATTATCCAAAGTCCTGTGGGCATGCCCGGTCGTGCCATTAAAAACACGTTTTTAAAAAAAGTGGTCTTGGGGGAGAAACATCCGTCTGACTGCCCGTTTCATTGCATTGTGACCTGCAAACAGCAAAACAGCCCTTATTGCATTTTTAAGGCGCTTATCAATGCCCGCAAGGGTAATTTTGAAAACGGATTTGCCTTTATCGGGGCCAATGGTTGGAAAGTGAAGGAAATCGTTTCGGTAAAAGCGCTTTTTGAGGAGCTATCGAGAGAATACCATTTTGAAGGAAAACTTCAGGCAAACGCATGA
- a CDS encoding helix-turn-helix domain-containing protein: MEDLKPVIAKNIVELRKLTNLTQAELAGKLHYTDKAVSKWERAESVPDISVLKELAVLFGVTVDYLLESEHPRKAAGSSKQKRRNRLIIILLSVCFVFMVATLLFVGYNIFKTPFQHSWLLYVYAVPVASLVVLVLNSVWGHRRWVTNCVILSVLMWSLLLSLYMSFLSRNLWLLFILGIPGQAMLLLWQNLKIRHR; the protein is encoded by the coding sequence ATGGAAGACTTGAAACCTGTAATTGCGAAAAACATCGTCGAACTGCGAAAGCTGACAAATCTTACACAGGCAGAGTTGGCTGGTAAACTGCATTATACCGACAAAGCGGTATCCAAATGGGAACGCGCGGAATCCGTTCCGGACATATCGGTTCTGAAAGAACTGGCCGTCCTGTTTGGCGTCACGGTTGATTATCTTCTCGAATCCGAACATCCGCGGAAGGCGGCAGGCTCATCCAAGCAGAAACGGCGTAATCGGCTGATTATCATCTTGCTTTCTGTTTGCTTTGTGTTCATGGTCGCCACTCTTCTGTTTGTAGGGTACAATATTTTTAAGACGCCGTTTCAGCATTCGTGGCTTCTTTACGTTTATGCCGTGCCGGTCGCGTCGCTTGTCGTGCTGGTTTTAAACTCTGTTTGGGGCCACCGCCGATGGGTAACGAATTGTGTGATTCTGTCGGTTTTGATGTGGAGCCTGTTACTGTCGCTCTACATGTCGTTTCTCTCCAGAAATTTATGGTTGCTGTTTATTTTAGGTATCCCCGGGCAGGCCATGCTGTTGCTGTGGCAGAATTTAAAAATACGGCACAGGTAG